From the genome of Gorilla gorilla gorilla isolate KB3781 chromosome 4, NHGRI_mGorGor1-v2.1_pri, whole genome shotgun sequence, one region includes:
- the NSRP1 gene encoding nuclear speckle splicing regulatory protein 1 isoform X5, with translation MKQTKLEIQKALAEDATVYEYDSIYDEMQKKKEENNPKLLLGKDRKPKYIHNLLKAVEIRKKEQEKRMEKKIQREREMEKGEFDDKEAFVTSAYKKKLQERAEEEEREKRAAALEACLDVTKQKDLSGFYRHLLNQAVGEEEVPKCSFREASSGIKEEKSRGFSNEVSSKNRIPQEKCILQTDVKVEENPDADSDFDAKSSADDEIEETRVNCRREKVIETPENDFKHHRSQNHSRSPSEERGHSTRHHTKGSRTLRGHEKREDQHQQKQSRDQENHYTDRDYQKERDSHRHREASHRDSHWKRHEQEDKPRARDQRERSDRVWKREKDREKYSQREQERDRQQNDQNRPSEKGEKEEKSKAKEEHMKVRKERYENNDKYRDREKREVSVQSSERNRDRKESSPNSRAKDKFLDQERSNKMRNMAKDKERNQEKPSNSESSLGAKHRLTEERQEKGKEQERPPEAVSKFAKRNNEETVMSARDRYLARQMARVNAKTYIEKEDD, from the exons accaaaCTGGAAATCCAGAAGGCCCTTGCAGAAGATGCTACTGTGTATGAATATGACAGTATTTATGatgaaatgcagaaaaaaaaggaggaaaataatcCCAAATTGCTTTTGGGGAAAGACAGAAAG ccCAAGTATATTCACAACTTGCTAAAAGCAGTTGAGATCAGAAAAAAGGAAcaggaaaaaagaatggaaaagaaaatacagagagaaCGAGAAATGGAAAAGGGGGAGTTTGATGATAAAGAAGCATTTGTGACATCTGCATATAAGAAAAAACTGCAAGAGAGagctgaagaagaagaaagagaaaagagggctGCTGCACTGGAAG CATGTTTGGATGTAACCAAGCAGAAAGATCTCAGTGGATTTTATAGGCACCTATTAAATCAAGCAGTTGGTGAAGAGGAAGTACCTAAATGCAGCTTTCGTGAAGCCAG ttctggtataaaggaagaaaaatcaaggGGCTTCTCCAATGAAGTAAGTTCAAAAAACAGAATACCACAAGAGAAATGCATTCTTCAAACTGATGTGAAAGTAGAGGAAAACCCAGATGCAGACAGTGACTTCGATGCTAAGAGCAGTGCGGATGATGAAATAGAAGAAACTAGAGTGAACTGCAGAAGGGAAAAGGTCATAGAGACCCCTGAGAATGACTTCAAGCACCACAGGAGTCAAAACCACTCTCGGTCACCTAGTGAAGAAAGAGGGCACAGTACCAGACACCACACGAAAGGATCACGAACGTTGAGAGGACATGAGAAAAGGGAAGATCAGCACCAACAGAAGCAATCCAGAGACCAAGAGAACCATTACACTGACCGTGATTACCAGAAAGAAAGGGATTCTCATAGGCACAGAGAGGCCAGTCATAGAGATTCCCATTGGAAGAGGCATGAACAGGAAGATAAACCAAGGGCGAGGGACCAAAGAGAAAGAAGTGACAGAGTATGGAAAAGGGAGAAAGATAGGGAGAAATATTCCCaaagagaacaagaaagagaTAGACAACAAAATGATCAGAACCGACCCagtgagaaaggagagaaggaagagaaaagcaaagcaaaggaaGAGCATATGAAAGTAAGGAAGGAAAGAtatgaaaataatgataaatacagAGATAGAGAAAAACGAGAGGTAAGTGTTCAGTCTTCAGAAAGAAATCGAGACAGAAAGGAAAGCAGCCCAAATTCTAGGGCAAAGGATAAATTTCTTGACCAAGAAAGATCCAACAAAATGAGAAACATGgcaaaggacaaagaaagaaaccaagagaAACCCTCTAATTCTGAATCATCACTGGGAGCAAAACACAGACTCACAGAGGAAAGGCAAGAGAAGGGTAAAGAACAAGAGAGACCACCTGAGGCAGTGAGCAAGTTTGCAAAGCGGAACAATGAAGAAACTGTAATGTCAGCTAGAGACAGGTACTTGGCCAGGCAGATGGCGCGGGTTAATGCAAAGACCTATATTGAGAAAGAAGATGATTGA
- the NSRP1 gene encoding nuclear speckle splicing regulatory protein 1 isoform X4 produces the protein MAIPGRQNIVLRSHRKRTSVSESLQREAAKKQAMKQTKLEIQKALAEDATVYEYDSIYDEMQKKKEENNPKLLLGKDRKPKYIHNLLKAVEIRKKEQEKRMEKKIQREREMEKGEFDDKEAFVTSAYKKKLQERAEEEEREKRAAALEACLDVTKQKDLSGFYRHLLNQAVGEEEVPKCSFREASSGIKEEKSRGFSNEVSSKNRIPQEKCILQTDVKVEENPDADSDFDAKSSADDEIEETRVNCRREKVIETPENDFKHHRSQNHSRSPSEERGHSTRHHTKGSRTLRGHEKREDQHQQKQSRDQENHYTDRDYQKERDSHRHREASHRDSHWKRHEQEDKPRARDQRERSDRVWKREKDREKYSQREQERDRQQNDQNRPSEKGEKEEKSKAKEEHMKVRKERYENNDKYRDREKREVSVQSSERNRDRKESSPNSRAKDKFLDQERSNKMRNMAKDKERNQEKPSNSESSLGAKHRLTEERQEKGKEQERPPEAVSKFAKRNNEETVMSARDRYLARQMARVNAKTYIEKEDD, from the exons accaaaCTGGAAATCCAGAAGGCCCTTGCAGAAGATGCTACTGTGTATGAATATGACAGTATTTATGatgaaatgcagaaaaaaaaggaggaaaataatcCCAAATTGCTTTTGGGGAAAGACAGAAAG ccCAAGTATATTCACAACTTGCTAAAAGCAGTTGAGATCAGAAAAAAGGAAcaggaaaaaagaatggaaaagaaaatacagagagaaCGAGAAATGGAAAAGGGGGAGTTTGATGATAAAGAAGCATTTGTGACATCTGCATATAAGAAAAAACTGCAAGAGAGagctgaagaagaagaaagagaaaagagggctGCTGCACTGGAAG CATGTTTGGATGTAACCAAGCAGAAAGATCTCAGTGGATTTTATAGGCACCTATTAAATCAAGCAGTTGGTGAAGAGGAAGTACCTAAATGCAGCTTTCGTGAAGCCAG ttctggtataaaggaagaaaaatcaaggGGCTTCTCCAATGAAGTAAGTTCAAAAAACAGAATACCACAAGAGAAATGCATTCTTCAAACTGATGTGAAAGTAGAGGAAAACCCAGATGCAGACAGTGACTTCGATGCTAAGAGCAGTGCGGATGATGAAATAGAAGAAACTAGAGTGAACTGCAGAAGGGAAAAGGTCATAGAGACCCCTGAGAATGACTTCAAGCACCACAGGAGTCAAAACCACTCTCGGTCACCTAGTGAAGAAAGAGGGCACAGTACCAGACACCACACGAAAGGATCACGAACGTTGAGAGGACATGAGAAAAGGGAAGATCAGCACCAACAGAAGCAATCCAGAGACCAAGAGAACCATTACACTGACCGTGATTACCAGAAAGAAAGGGATTCTCATAGGCACAGAGAGGCCAGTCATAGAGATTCCCATTGGAAGAGGCATGAACAGGAAGATAAACCAAGGGCGAGGGACCAAAGAGAAAGAAGTGACAGAGTATGGAAAAGGGAGAAAGATAGGGAGAAATATTCCCaaagagaacaagaaagagaTAGACAACAAAATGATCAGAACCGACCCagtgagaaaggagagaaggaagagaaaagcaaagcaaaggaaGAGCATATGAAAGTAAGGAAGGAAAGAtatgaaaataatgataaatacagAGATAGAGAAAAACGAGAGGTAAGTGTTCAGTCTTCAGAAAGAAATCGAGACAGAAAGGAAAGCAGCCCAAATTCTAGGGCAAAGGATAAATTTCTTGACCAAGAAAGATCCAACAAAATGAGAAACATGgcaaaggacaaagaaagaaaccaagagaAACCCTCTAATTCTGAATCATCACTGGGAGCAAAACACAGACTCACAGAGGAAAGGCAAGAGAAGGGTAAAGAACAAGAGAGACCACCTGAGGCAGTGAGCAAGTTTGCAAAGCGGAACAATGAAGAAACTGTAATGTCAGCTAGAGACAGGTACTTGGCCAGGCAGATGGCGCGGGTTAATGCAAAGACCTATATTGAGAAAGAAGATGATTGA